The genomic stretch ATAATGGACGAGATCAAGTACATGCTACCAGTGGAATAGGTATGGAAATTAGTAACATTGATCACACAACTTTACATACCCCTAGCAAGAATATTGTTCTGAAAAATATCCTTCATGTTCCTAGTGCTAGCAAGAATTTAGTTTCTATTCATAAGCTAGATCAAGATAATGATGCCTTCATAGAATTTTATCCAAATTTCTTTTGTATAAAGGATCAGGAAACAAAGAAAGTCATCCATCAAGGTAGATCCCAAGGTGGTCTGTATCCTTTAGGATCTCGTCTATCCCCAGAAGTTTCCAGAAAACAAGCCTTTGCAGTTAATAAACCTTCAACTTCTCGATGGCACAGTAGACTTAGCCATCCAGCTTTTCCTATGGTAGAAAAAATTCTTAGTTTGAATAAACTTCCGTGTGCTAGTGTTAAAGATTTAGAGTCTATTTGTAATTCATGTCAAATGATCAAGAGCCGCCAGCTTCCATATCCTACATCAAATAGTTCATCTGAATATCCTCTTGATTTAATTTTTTCTGACGCGTGGGGTCATTTATCTGTTGGGCGACATAGCTACTATGTTAGCTTTATTAATGATTTTAGCAAATATACATGGATCTATTTGCTAAATAAAAAATTTGATATCTTTCTAGTTTTTCAAGATTTTCAACAATTTGTAGAAAGAAAGTTCAATTGAAAGATTAAGTCTCTCTAGTCGGATTGGGGAGGAGAGTATGAGAGGTTGAATTCCTTCTTTCAACACATAGGAATAACACATCAAGTTTCTTGTCCTCACGCTCATCAACAAAACAACACTGCCGAAAGAAAAGCACCAACACATAGTTGAGGTTGGTCTTGCACTCCTCGCTAATGCATCCATGCCCTTGAAATATTGGGATCATGCTTTTCTTACAGCCACCTACCTTATTAATCTTCTTCCTAGCAAAGTTATTGGGTATAATGTTCCTCTTATTCAGCTCCTTCAAGAAACTCCAGATTATACATCCCTAAGAgtctttgggtgtgcttgttggCCTAACTTACGGCCCTACAATTCCCGCAAACTTGCCTTCCGTTCTATTCATTGTGCCTTCCTCGGATATAGTTCCATTCACAAGGGTTTTAAATGCCTCAATATCTCGACTAGCCACATCTACATCTCCAAGGATGTCGTCTTTGATGAAGAAATTTTCCCTTTTGCTCATCTTAATCCTAATGCCGGTGCCCAATTGTGCAAAGAAGTTATTCTTTTACCTTCACATTTGCTTAGCTATGGGGATGTAAGTTGTGTGCTTAATGATGCTAATATTACTAATGGTTCTGGTGAGAATATTGGTGATGCGCAGGAATTAAATCTATCAAATTCGGAGTTCaatattgaagaagaaggtgcataCATTAATGAATCAGGCGTTGCTAAAGTCCCGGCCACAGAAGATCCCACCACCGGATCCCAGGCGGATCCGCCTGTGCCTACGCCTGCACACGCCGCCGGATCAGGCACTGATTCCCAGGGAGATTCGCCCGAGCCCGCTTGCTTGCTCGGGCAGTGGATTACTCGCCCGTGCGCGCGGCGCCCGCCTCTCCGCTGTCGCCACGTGGCGTCTGGTCTCCGCCCACGCCAACAACTTCCGACCAGTCCCGCCAACAGCTCCCGCCGGATCCTCTGCGTTTCTGTTGGATCAGATGTGCCGGTGCAGTGTTTTGAATTTGATATCTCTTCTCAATGGCGCACACGACTCCAACACGGTATTGTCAAACCCAAAAGATTTGCACATGGGACTATTAGATATGGGAATTTTTGTGCACCTGGTGAACCTGAAAGTTTACAAGAAGCATTAAATAATTCACGATGGAAACAAGCTATGCAAGAAGAATTTTCAACTTTACTTAGAAACAACACTTAGCATTTGGTTGAACCCAAAGCTGGCGCCAATTTaattgattgcaaatgggtaTACAAGGTCAAGAAGAAGGCCGATGGGACAATTGATAGATACAAGACGAGGTTGGTAGCAAAGGGTTTTCGGCAAAGATATGGAATTGATTATAAGGACACATTTAGTCCAGTCATCAAGATTGCTACTGTAAAGCTTGTTCTGTCTTTGGCAGTGTCTAGAGGTTGGTGTTTAAGACAGTTGGATGTTCAGAGTGCGTTCTTACACGGTGTTCTAGAAGAGGAGGTATATATGAAACAACCCTCGGGTTTTGAAAGAAGTGATGCGCCACATTTAGTCTGTAGACTTGATAAAACAATTTATGGTTAAGTTCTAAGCTTCTTGAGATTGGGTTCATAGCATCAAAATCAGATAATTCTCTATTTATTTATCAAAAATCAGGAGTTATTCTTTATATGCTTATATATGTTAATGATATCATTGTCACTGGTTCTTCTAATGAAGCTGTCTTGTCCTTGTTGTTGGATTTGAGAAAAGAATTTGCTCtaaaagatcttggtgacttgaatTATTTCTTGGGAATTGAGGTTCAGAAAAGTAAAGAAGGATTGTTATTATCTCAAGAAAAATATGCGCGAGAAATTCTACCATGAGTTGGTATGGTCAAGTGTAAAGGCTCTCCAACGCCATTGTCAAGTACTGAAAAGCTCTCAAGTTTTGAAGGTGAACTATTAGAACCGGAAGATAGCACATATTACAGAAGTATAGTTGGGGTGTTACAGTATCTCACTCTTACACGGCATGATCTAGCTTTCTCAGTTAACAAGGTATGTCAATTTTTGCATGCACCAACATCTATTCATTAGACTGCTATTAAGCAAATTCTTCATTATGTTCAATTTACATTGGACATTAGGTTGTGCATAAGGAAGTCCAGTTCAATAACTTTGAGTGCCTTCTCGATTGAGCTGGTAAtgttgatgatagaaaatcTACTGGAGGATTTGCAATATTTTTCGATCCTAACCTTATACCTTGGAGTGCTAGAAAGCAGGCTACAGTCTCAAGGTCTAGCACTGAAACATAATATAAGTCTATGGCTAATGCTACTGCAGAATTGATTTGGTTGGAATCTCTGTTGCTTGAACTTGGAGTGCGCTTGACACAACCGCCTATTttatggtgtgataatttggGAGCTACTTATCTTTCAGCAAATCCAGTTTTTCATGCTCGAGCAAAACATATTGAAATTGATTTTCACTTTGTTCGAGAGAGTCGCCAAGAAGCAATTACAAGTCAAATTAGTGTCTACTTATGATCAAGTTGCAGATGGATTTACTAAGGCCTTGTCAGCCGGTAAGCTAGAAGATTTCAAGCACAATCTAAATCTCAAAAGGAAGAGAAGATTAGATTGAGGGAGGATGTTAGAATTATGTTTGTAACCGAATAGTTTTGTGCTACGATTGTGGTCTTAGAGATAGACTCAGATTGCTTAGAGATAGGTTCTATTGTAATTCAAGTTATAACAAACGAGTTCTAGGTGATCACGATTGTACTCATGTAAATCTCTTGGTGATTTTTCACCTTTTATAAACACGCAACCGTGGTCAGTCAAGATAGGCAACCACATTTCCTCGTATTGTTACATCTCCTAGTCTGCTATTGCTATGGTCGCTACTCCTCACATTTCCTCGTATTGTTACATCTCCTAGCTTGCTATTGCTATGGTCGCTACTCCTAGTAGCAAATAATAGCACTGGAACGTGAAAAAATAGAGACTCGCAAGAGCACAAACCAACACAGCTAGCggcgcacggccgccgccaggCACGAACAAAGCCGTCGTTTTCTCATCGTCTCCTCACACGTCACACGACGAGAGAAGGGGTTTCCGGGCGGGAGAGGGGGCTGACTTGTAGTGCGAAAGCGGACGGTCTCCCCCAGCCAAGAactgccggccggcgccgagCTGGAAAGGGGCGCTTCGGCCTCGGATACGACGGGGGATCCAAAGGAGAGGACACGGCGAACAGTGCCCGGTATCCAAATCCGAGCAGGAACCGGAGCCAGAAAGGCATAAAGAAAGTGCTCGATCTCGGTGACCCACGCCCCCAGCGACCCTGCGCGCGCAAGATCTCTCCAGGAAAAAGAAAGCGCCCGCCTTTCTTTCAGAGCTCTGACTAAAAAAACTGGGCAAAAGCTAGGTGGCAACAACCGCAAAAGGATGGGCGTCACCGGACAAGAATCTGTCGTGCAGGAAATGCGGAATATGGTACATGCGGGTTTGATCTTGTAACAGTGTCTGCCAGCCCTCCTGACAGCACGAGCAAAGCTAggcgatgttttttttttttgaaagaaaatagGCGATGGTAGAAAGAAGAACATAGCAAATGAACAATCACAAGAGAACAAAGACTTGCGCTTTGCTAGCAGCTCATATGCTCCCACTActggaattttaaatttcttTGATATCACACAGTACGGGGAGGAACTAACTACTAGGTAGCTAGAGAAAAGACATCTACGATAAGCATCGaaagaggaaaaataaagaaagaataatcaaacagaaataaaaaaggtgTTCTTTCTGGCCATTGATTTCTCCGGTGAAAACAGGCCAGGAAACGTGTCACCCCAACAGGGAAATTTTGAACCCTTCGCTTTCCCTCTTCGATCTTACCAGCCCCGGCTGGCCTGGCCTGCTCTGTTCATCCCGCACCCGCACGGCCGCCTCACACCTGTTTCTTGGCCTCGGCCTCCTCGTCCTGTCCGTCGCCGCAGCTGTCGATGCCGGCctgctccttcccttccttgGGGCTCTCCAACGCccgcttctcctcctcttcctcctcgttctcgccgccggcctccttccccggagccgcggccgcgccgccgccgccgccccggcgccgctGCTCGGCGCGGGCCTTGaggacgtcgagcagctcgcgCATTGCCTCTGCCTTGCCGCTCCGGCGGTTCTTGATCAGAACCTCGCTCACGTCCGCCGGCGTGATCTCCGCGGCGTCGACCCACTCCTCGAGCCCGCGcagggccgccgcggcgccggcgtcctcgtCGCCGAGGCGGTCCAGGTCCTCGTCGCTCTCGAAGCCGAGGTAGTTCCTGAGCAGGATCCTGAGCGCCGGGAACGAACAGTAGGACATGAAGATGTGCATGTCCATGCGGCCCGACCGGAGCAGCGCCGGGTCCAGCTTCTCGACGTGGTTGGTGGTGAACACGAAGATGCGCTCCGCGCCGCAGCAGGACCACAGCCCGTCGGTGAAGTTGAGCAGGCCGGAGAGCGTGATCGACCGccccgccccggcgccgccgtcctggTCGATCGTGCCGTCGATGCTCGGGCGTGgcttgggcgccgccgccggcggcttgGCGCGGTTGGTGAGGTCGACGGAGCAGTCGATGTCCTCGATCACGATGATGGACTTGGACGTCGTCTTCATCAGCAGCTTCCGGAGCTCCGCGTTGCTGCCCACCTCGGTGAGCTCGAGGTCGTACACGTCGTAGCCGAGGTAgttggccatggcggcgatcaTGCTGGACTTGCCCGTCCCGGGCGGCCCGTAGAGGAGGTACCCGCGCTTCCAGGCGCGGCCGGTGCGCTCGTAGAAGGCGCTCCCGTCGGCGAAGTCGCGGAGGTCGGCCATGATCGCCGCCTTCCGCGCCGGGTCCATGGCGAGCGTGTCGAACGTGCTCGGGTGCTTGAAGGGCACGGGGTCCCAGGGCAGGCCGCGCGCGTCCATGGCCCCGCCGCGCGCGTTGGTGTAGAGCAGCCGGTCCTGGCTGCGGCGTCGgatgtcggcggccgcggcgaggatGTGGTCGAGGTACGCCGGGAGCAGCTTGTCCCTGTCCCCGCGGCGGATGCGGAGCGTGAAGCGGCGCTTCTCCTCGGGGAGCGGGCGCCACGAGAAGCCCTGCCCCTGGCGCGGCGCGACCACGTGCTCCCACGTGACGGCGGCGCCCGCGAAGGCGTCGACGACGCGGTCGCTGGCGGCGAGCCCGAAGGTGAAGGAGGAGGCGTTGAGCGGGCGCGAGAGGCTGAGGCGGGCCCccgacgccggcgcggcggtgctgctGAGGTAGAGCTGGACGGCGTCGTAGATCTCGTTGGTGCTCATGCCGTCCATCTCCGTGACGTCGAAGTAGCAGTAGGGGGAGAAGGTCCGGGTGAGCCTCCCCAGCAgtcgcgccaccgccgcccgcagctCCGCCGGGAAAACCGCGTGCAGCAACCCCTGCAGGAACGCGACCGCGCCCATCAGCGACGCCAGCGCCGTCCAGTactccttcatcttcttccccgcCTCCGGTCGCCCTCCTCTCGGTTCTTGTTGCTCTTGGGACGCTCGCCCGGCCTTTGGATTGGAAGGAAGCAATGCGGCGGCCTGGAGGAGTCAAGGCTGGACCTTGGAGGCTTTCCACAAGCGGAGGCGACGCATTTATAGGAGAAGCGGCAAAATGGAGAAAGATTTGAGGAGAGCGATTATTAATGAACAGGCGAAAATGAGGTGCGCGACAGTGAGAGAGTAGTAGGCCAGGGGAGCCTGCAGGCAAGGTCACTGTCaatggagctcagagagagatgGTCAGACGGATCTCGGTCTCGGAGAGCGAGCGAGATGGAGGAAGAGGTTGGTTTGGAACGAGCCTGACTAGTTCTTATCCGTGGAATGTTGGATAGATAAACCAAATGTATAAATAAAGACTAATTCGT from Setaria italica strain Yugu1 chromosome II, Setaria_italica_v2.0, whole genome shotgun sequence encodes the following:
- the LOC101755746 gene encoding AAA-ATPase At4g25835; protein product: MKEYWTALASLMGAVAFLQGLLHAVFPAELRAAVARLLGRLTRTFSPYCYFDVTEMDGMSTNEIYDAVQLYLSSTAAPASGARLSLSRPLNASSFTFGLAASDRVVDAFAGAAVTWEHVVAPRQGQGFSWRPLPEEKRRFTLRIRRGDRDKLLPAYLDHILAAAADIRRRSQDRLLYTNARGGAMDARGLPWDPVPFKHPSTFDTLAMDPARKAAIMADLRDFADGSAFYERTGRAWKRGYLLYGPPGTGKSSMIAAMANYLGYDVYDLELTEVGSNAELRKLLMKTTSKSIIVIEDIDCSVDLTNRAKPPAAAPKPRPSIDGTIDQDGGAGAGRSITLSGLLNFTDGLWSCCGAERIFVFTTNHVEKLDPALLRSGRMDMHIFMSYCSFPALRILLRNYLGFESDEDLDRLGDEDAGAAAALRGLEEWVDAAEITPADVSEVLIKNRRSGKAEAMRELLDVLKARAEQRRRGGGGGAAAAPGKEAGGENEEEEEEKRALESPKEGKEQAGIDSCGDGQDEEAEAKKQV